One window of Alkaliphilus metalliredigens QYMF genomic DNA carries:
- the queA gene encoding tRNA preQ1(34) S-adenosylmethionine ribosyltransferase-isomerase QueA has product MKTNEFDFDLPDRLIAQTPLEKRDHSRLMVLDKNKQEIVHKHFYDITDYLNPGDCLVINNTRVLPARLFGVKENTGGKMEFLLLKRIDLNTWEVLVKPGKKAKIGSRFEFGEGILKAEVLSMADEGARIVRFEYEGVFEELLDQLGKMPLPPYITEELADRERYQTVYSKHEGSSAAPTAGLHFTPELLSEIKKKGINVVSITLHVGLGTFRPVKVDSLENHEMHAEYYEITEEAAQVINDTKKAGNRVFAVGTTSCRTLESASTEKGKIEANKGWTNIFIFPGYQFKILDGLITNFHLPESTLIMLVSALLGKEKTLQAYKVAVDEQYRFFSFGDAMLIV; this is encoded by the coding sequence ATGAAAACAAACGAATTTGATTTTGATTTACCAGATAGATTGATTGCACAGACACCATTAGAAAAACGAGATCATTCTAGGTTAATGGTGTTAGATAAAAATAAACAAGAGATCGTACATAAGCACTTCTATGATATAACGGATTATTTAAACCCTGGGGATTGTCTTGTCATTAACAATACAAGGGTATTACCTGCAAGGCTATTCGGTGTAAAGGAAAACACCGGGGGTAAAATGGAATTTTTACTCTTAAAAAGAATCGATCTAAATACGTGGGAAGTATTGGTGAAACCAGGTAAAAAAGCCAAAATTGGTTCTAGATTTGAATTTGGTGAAGGTATTTTAAAGGCAGAAGTACTGTCAATGGCTGATGAGGGTGCTCGGATCGTTAGATTTGAATACGAGGGTGTGTTTGAAGAATTATTAGATCAGCTAGGAAAAATGCCCCTGCCGCCCTATATAACTGAAGAGCTAGCGGATCGTGAAAGATATCAAACTGTATATTCAAAACACGAGGGCTCATCTGCTGCCCCAACAGCTGGACTTCATTTTACACCAGAACTATTGAGCGAAATAAAGAAAAAAGGCATCAATGTTGTGAGTATTACATTGCATGTTGGATTGGGAACATTTAGGCCTGTGAAGGTTGATAGTCTTGAAAACCATGAAATGCATGCAGAGTACTATGAAATTACTGAAGAAGCCGCTCAAGTCATTAATGATACAAAAAAAGCTGGTAATCGCGTATTTGCTGTTGGAACAACAAGTTGCCGAACGCTAGAATCAGCTAGTACTGAGAAGGGTAAAATTGAAGCGAATAAAGGATGGACAAATATTTTTATTTTTCCAGGATACCAATTTAAAATACTTGATGGATTAATCACAAATTTCCATTTACCAGAATCAACACTGATTATGTTAGTTAGTGCTTTACTGGGTAAGGAAAAAACATTACAGGCATACAAAGTAGCTGTGGATGAGCAGTATCGTTTCTTTAGCTTTGGTGATGCAATGCTGATTGTGTAG
- the truA gene encoding tRNA pseudouridine(38-40) synthase TruA translates to MQNYKMMIAYDGRKYTGYNKSKDNLEKSIQGKLELILSKLYEEEVEVISAVSTDAGVHSKGQIVNFIAPNSRLDEKEIFDYFEKYLTDDIIILSVETADERFHSRYLMKSATYEYRLWKKDAPNRPLFERQYVNLMNQTVDVTKIKKAGKYLVGEHDFLAFTTNRKTTKSIKTMVSLDVMETRNEIIITMTANGFLLNMERVIVGTLIQIGLGQLPMNTIEKAFESKNMNDVGHKASAGALCLLSVEY, encoded by the coding sequence ATGCAAAATTATAAGATGATGATAGCGTATGATGGTAGAAAATATACAGGGTATAATAAATCAAAAGATAACTTAGAAAAGAGTATCCAAGGTAAGTTAGAATTAATATTATCAAAGCTTTATGAAGAAGAAGTAGAGGTGATTAGTGCAGTTAGCACTGATGCGGGGGTACATTCTAAAGGACAAATTGTTAATTTTATCGCACCCAATAGTCGATTAGATGAAAAGGAAATCTTTGACTATTTTGAAAAATACTTAACTGATGATATTATTATATTATCAGTAGAAACTGCTGATGAAAGATTTCATAGTAGATATTTAATGAAAAGTGCAACTTATGAATATCGCCTATGGAAAAAAGATGCTCCTAATCGTCCTTTGTTTGAGAGACAATATGTTAACTTAATGAACCAAACAGTAGATGTAACTAAAATTAAAAAAGCTGGAAAGTACCTTGTAGGTGAACATGATTTCTTAGCTTTTACGACGAATAGGAAAACAACAAAATCAATCAAAACAATGGTTTCTCTTGATGTAATGGAAACTAGAAACGAGATTATTATTACGATGACAGCAAATGGATTTTTATTGAATATGGAAAGAGTAATCGTAGGTACATTAATCCAAATCGGTCTTGGTCAATTACCTATGAATACAATTGAGAAAGCTTTTGAATCTAAGAATATGAATGATGTAGGTCATAAAGCCAGTGCAGGAGCACTTTGTTTATTAAGTGTGGAATACTAG
- a CDS encoding BofC C-terminal domain-containing protein: MRRRKGVPFYVTFFAIGLLFSFGGFILGYYRYGGSEIEESPYRYEQQSENTADEGQIHEYNEETNININNEYTDREEDWPASNYENLISNETNIKLKTVYTQCGSTVEERMDLLEAWVGFEESQLKAYLESQQNQQTILSFTTNEVVLMEEKNEVCPAHLNYFLVAEKDGYIVVYHFNERGLKSLIRETRISIATLPPVDQEKLKRGILKKTEREVEQILEDYSS; the protein is encoded by the coding sequence ATGAGAAGAAGGAAAGGTGTGCCTTTCTATGTCACTTTCTTCGCCATTGGATTATTATTCAGCTTCGGAGGTTTTATCCTTGGATATTACCGTTATGGAGGAAGTGAAATTGAGGAAAGTCCTTATCGTTATGAACAACAGTCAGAAAATACAGCTGATGAAGGTCAAATACATGAATACAATGAAGAGACCAATATCAATATTAATAATGAGTATACAGATAGAGAAGAAGATTGGCCTGCTAGCAATTATGAGAATCTCATATCAAATGAAACCAACATCAAACTCAAAACTGTGTATACGCAGTGTGGAAGCACGGTGGAAGAGAGGATGGATCTCTTAGAGGCGTGGGTTGGATTTGAAGAGAGCCAACTAAAAGCATACCTAGAAAGCCAACAGAATCAACAAACTATTTTATCCTTTACCACCAATGAAGTTGTATTGATGGAAGAAAAAAATGAAGTTTGTCCAGCGCATTTGAATTATTTTCTAGTGGCAGAAAAAGATGGATACATTGTTGTTTATCATTTTAATGAAAGAGGTTTAAAAAGTTTAATTCGAGAAACAAGGATTTCCATAGCTACATTACCGCCTGTAGACCAAGAAAAACTGAAACGAGGCATTCTCAAGAAAACAGAACGGGAAGTTGAACAAATATTAGAAGATTATAGTAGTTAA
- the ruvB gene encoding Holliday junction branch migration DNA helicase RuvB produces MQDQEEERMITNQPKEEDLILENGLRPKFLVDYIGQNSVKERLKIFIEAAKQRQEPLDHVLLYGPPGLGKTTLANIIANEMNVNIKITSGPAIERPGDLAAILTNLAANDVLFIDEIHRLNRTVEEVLYPAMEDFALDIIIGKGPSARSIRLDLSQFTLIGATTRAGQLSSPLRDRFGVICKLELYNNKQLTAIVKRSARILDAYIDDEGATEIASRSRGTPRIANRLLRRVRDYAQVKSDGRITKRVAEEALILLEVDSLGLDNTDKKMIETMIYNFNGGPVGLDTLAATTGEERNTIEDVYEPYLLQMGFINRTPRGRIVMQKAYEHFNIPSAE; encoded by the coding sequence ATGCAGGATCAGGAAGAAGAACGGATGATTACAAATCAGCCTAAGGAAGAGGACCTAATACTGGAAAATGGTTTGAGGCCTAAATTTCTAGTTGATTATATTGGTCAAAATAGCGTTAAAGAAAGGCTCAAGATATTTATCGAAGCAGCAAAACAACGTCAGGAGCCTCTAGATCATGTATTGCTTTATGGACCGCCTGGCTTAGGAAAAACAACATTGGCAAATATTATTGCCAATGAGATGAATGTCAATATTAAAATAACTTCCGGACCGGCTATTGAGAGACCAGGTGATTTAGCTGCTATATTAACAAATCTTGCAGCGAATGATGTGTTGTTTATTGATGAAATTCATCGTTTAAACCGTACGGTAGAAGAGGTACTTTACCCAGCAATGGAGGACTTTGCCTTAGATATCATTATTGGAAAAGGACCAAGTGCCCGTTCGATTCGTTTAGATTTATCACAATTCACACTAATAGGTGCAACCACCAGGGCAGGACAATTATCCTCTCCTCTTAGAGATCGATTTGGTGTCATATGCAAGTTGGAGCTGTATAACAATAAACAATTAACTGCTATCGTAAAACGTTCAGCAAGAATTCTTGATGCATATATTGATGATGAAGGAGCCACTGAAATCGCTTCAAGGTCTAGAGGCACCCCTCGGATTGCTAATCGTCTTTTAAGAAGAGTCAGAGATTATGCACAAGTTAAGAGCGATGGTAGAATTACTAAACGTGTTGCAGAAGAAGCTTTGATTCTACTAGAGGTTGACTCCTTAGGTTTAGACAATACAGATAAGAAAATGATTGAAACCATGATTTATAACTTTAATGGGGGGCCAGTAGGGCTAGACACCTTAGCCGCAACAACTGGAGAGGAAAGAAATACAATAGAGGATGTATATGAACCTTATTTATTGCAAATGGGCTTTATTAACAGAACACCTAGGGGACGTATTGTCATGCAAAAAGCATATGAACACTTTAATATTCCAAGTGCAGAGTAG
- a CDS encoding DUF378 domain-containing protein: protein MDRLALILVIIGALNWGLIGLFQFDLVATLFGGQASLLSRIVYTLVGVAGAYSISLLFRERTVTKE from the coding sequence GTGGATAGACTAGCTTTAATTTTAGTTATTATTGGTGCACTTAATTGGGGATTGATTGGTTTGTTTCAGTTTGATTTAGTAGCTACATTATTTGGTGGCCAAGCATCCTTGCTCAGTAGAATTGTTTACACATTAGTTGGTGTCGCAGGAGCTTACAGCATTAGTTTGCTTTTCAGAGAACGTACTGTTACGAAAGAATAA
- the ruvC gene encoding crossover junction endodeoxyribonuclease RuvC has protein sequence MIILGIDPGIAILGYGIVKYEGNKFKVIDYGAIKTSSKMATPQRLKEIYLRLDELISEYQPDAVAIEELFFNTNTTTAMVVSHARGVAVLAAAIHEKEIYEYTPLQVKQAVVGYGRAEKKQVQQMIKILLNLEQAPKPDDVADALAVAVCHAHSGHFQSLFKVK, from the coding sequence ATGATCATATTAGGAATTGACCCAGGGATTGCAATCCTAGGCTATGGAATTGTTAAGTATGAGGGCAATAAATTTAAAGTAATAGATTATGGGGCTATCAAAACCTCAAGTAAGATGGCCACACCACAAAGATTAAAAGAGATCTATTTGAGACTAGATGAACTCATATCAGAATATCAACCGGATGCTGTGGCAATTGAAGAACTTTTTTTTAATACAAATACAACAACAGCCATGGTGGTGAGTCATGCTAGAGGGGTTGCTGTTTTAGCTGCTGCAATACATGAAAAAGAAATATACGAGTATACACCACTACAGGTAAAACAAGCAGTTGTAGGATATGGTAGAGCGGAAAAAAAACAAGTGCAACAGATGATTAAAATATTGCTTAACTTAGAACAGGCACCAAAGCCAGATGATGTAGCCGATGCTTTGGCAGTAGCTGTATGCCATGCCCACTCTGGTCATTTTCAAAGTTTATTTAAAGTGAAGTAG
- the ruvA gene encoding Holliday junction branch migration protein RuvA: MFEYMKGMIVEAQIDKIIVEVNGIGYRINSSINSASQVKIGQVSTLFTHFVLREDEAHLYGFVDKEELAMFKKLISVSKIGPKVAAGILSTYTPQRLGAYIVSNDAQAIAKSPGVGKKTAERMILELKDKIDDSQVEYDQNFFNHENKNNNEVVDALMALGYTKHEGEQAASAVRDTSLSTEEMIRKALNWLAR, from the coding sequence TTGTTTGAGTATATGAAAGGTATGATTGTAGAAGCCCAGATAGATAAAATTATTGTGGAGGTCAATGGCATTGGTTATCGAATTAATAGTTCGATAAATAGTGCATCACAGGTTAAGATAGGACAAGTATCCACGCTTTTTACACACTTTGTATTGAGAGAAGATGAAGCGCATTTATATGGCTTTGTAGATAAAGAAGAATTAGCAATGTTTAAGAAATTGATATCTGTATCAAAGATCGGACCAAAGGTAGCCGCCGGAATTTTATCGACATATACTCCCCAGAGATTAGGGGCGTACATAGTGAGCAACGATGCCCAGGCCATTGCAAAATCACCAGGGGTTGGTAAGAAAACAGCGGAAAGAATGATACTTGAATTAAAGGATAAAATTGATGATAGTCAAGTCGAATATGACCAGAACTTTTTTAACCATGAGAACAAAAACAATAATGAAGTCGTTGATGCATTAATGGCTTTAGGCTACACCAAACATGAAGGAGAGCAAGCTGCTTCGGCAGTAAGAGATACAAGTCTGTCCACAGAAGAAATGATTAGAAAAGCTTTAAATTGGTTAGCTAGGTAG
- a CDS encoding Fur family transcriptional regulator, with amino-acid sequence MKESIEKHLKEKGLKITNQRKAILEAFQNPEKHLLTAAEVLEIVSKYTDKLNFSTVYRNLETLTEVGILKRINLDNGINNYELDIENHHHHHLICLSCGDAKTIDYCPFDEMRISNKQLQDFTPVDHKLEIYGYCKKCGNNMSCDKLNKKQKVSK; translated from the coding sequence TTGAAAGAAAGCATAGAAAAACATTTGAAAGAAAAAGGGTTGAAAATAACAAATCAAAGAAAGGCCATATTAGAAGCCTTTCAGAACCCTGAAAAACATTTATTAACTGCAGCTGAAGTGCTAGAAATTGTTTCGAAATACACCGACAAGCTAAACTTCTCAACGGTATATAGAAACCTAGAAACCCTAACTGAGGTAGGAATCCTCAAGAGGATTAATCTAGATAATGGCATCAATAACTATGAATTAGACATAGAAAATCATCACCATCATCATTTGATTTGTTTATCATGTGGAGATGCGAAAACAATTGACTATTGCCCCTTTGATGAAATGAGAATTAGTAATAAACAACTGCAAGATTTCACACCGGTTGACCATAAACTGGAAATTTATGGATATTGTAAGAAATGTGGAAATAATATGAGCTGCGATAAATTGAATAAAAAACAAAAAGTATCAAAATAA
- a CDS encoding SpoIID/LytB domain-containing protein — translation MSGNKKSMMGMVCLFLMVFASVNLFSNGYDTKPLYVEVGLNFQQSSKAVVNLQTNTGFQIEKFEHNNFNSLLSLFDHKEVILRKDAYYLGTGGRFVEYTGEIPNENSSLNLQGPYHVQIGTISPDLNQAKEQLSTLKSKGYQGYLSYEAGWMIFQGPHLNQEQAQRSAEEIELLLNERATVIAPSQHRVQVLDKVGELIFVFDSREGLYFKAVEDKGSVNLISVDNQQYRGAVTATRLSGSDMTVINKLLLDEYLYGVVPREMPASWPIEALKAQAVVARSYAAAEIQMSKYKHLGFDLSTTTSSQVYGGYASEHNNSTRAVQETAGVLVMYNGKPANTYYHSNSGGSTEDSENVWSGSVPYIRGVQDEFSLNALNSTWVEALTAQEIKAALAKNNIHIGDVQSIEIRSQSKNERVLELIVYGTQGEKSLEKEQSRRIFGLKSTWFDVKIEGQSQVESQVQRQGQRQSGELHILGSSNGSKQAKDVQKSYVITSQGPREIDLSSNILVYNGQNYRQQEKVNSTNSAGTGTFVFEGKGFGHGLGMSQYGAKRMAELNYNYQQILNHYYTGIKVE, via the coding sequence ATGAGTGGCAATAAAAAAAGTATGATGGGTATGGTTTGTTTATTTCTGATGGTTTTTGCTTCCGTAAATTTATTTTCTAATGGGTATGATACGAAACCTCTGTATGTCGAGGTCGGATTGAATTTTCAACAATCATCAAAGGCTGTCGTTAATTTGCAAACAAATACGGGGTTTCAAATAGAAAAGTTTGAACATAACAATTTTAACTCACTTCTAAGTTTGTTTGACCATAAAGAAGTGATCCTGAGGAAAGATGCTTATTACTTAGGTACCGGAGGAAGATTTGTTGAATATACCGGAGAAATACCAAATGAAAATAGTTCTTTGAATCTACAAGGACCCTATCATGTACAGATTGGAACAATTTCGCCTGATTTGAATCAGGCGAAGGAACAATTAAGCACTTTGAAATCTAAGGGCTATCAGGGATATCTATCCTATGAAGCTGGTTGGATGATATTTCAAGGCCCCCACCTTAACCAAGAACAGGCACAGCGTAGTGCAGAGGAAATAGAATTGCTCTTAAATGAACGGGCCACTGTGATTGCTCCTTCACAGCACAGGGTACAGGTATTAGACAAAGTAGGTGAACTTATTTTTGTTTTTGACTCCCGGGAAGGTCTTTATTTTAAAGCAGTGGAGGATAAGGGCAGTGTCAACCTCATCTCAGTAGATAACCAACAATACCGAGGGGCTGTGACAGCTACGCGATTAAGTGGTAGTGATATGACAGTTATTAATAAGCTATTATTAGATGAATACCTATATGGAGTTGTGCCTCGAGAGATGCCAGCCAGTTGGCCAATTGAAGCTTTAAAAGCACAAGCAGTTGTTGCTAGAAGCTATGCCGCTGCAGAAATACAAATGAGTAAGTACAAACATTTAGGTTTTGACTTATCAACCACCACAAGCTCTCAGGTGTATGGTGGTTATGCTAGTGAGCATAATAATAGCACCAGAGCAGTACAGGAAACAGCAGGAGTATTAGTCATGTATAATGGTAAACCGGCAAATACATACTATCACTCAAATAGTGGCGGATCTACAGAAGACAGTGAGAATGTTTGGTCAGGATCAGTGCCCTATATACGAGGGGTACAGGATGAGTTTTCATTAAATGCACTTAACTCTACATGGGTAGAGGCATTAACTGCACAAGAAATCAAAGCAGCACTGGCAAAAAATAATATTCACATAGGAGATGTACAAAGTATAGAAATTCGCTCTCAGTCAAAAAATGAGCGCGTACTTGAGTTGATTGTCTATGGAACACAGGGAGAAAAGAGTTTGGAAAAAGAACAGAGTCGAAGGATTTTCGGACTTAAAAGTACATGGTTTGATGTAAAAATAGAAGGCCAAAGTCAAGTAGAAAGTCAAGTACAAAGACAAGGACAAAGACAAAGTGGCGAACTTCATATCTTGGGTTCATCAAATGGAAGTAAACAGGCAAAAGATGTACAAAAAAGCTATGTCATCACCAGTCAAGGCCCTAGAGAAATTGACTTATCTTCAAATATCTTAGTCTATAATGGGCAAAACTATAGACAACAAGAAAAGGTGAATAGTACAAATAGTGCTGGAACAGGTACTTTTGTATTTGAAGGAAAGGGATTTGGGCATGGTCTTGGAATGAGTCAATACGGTGCAAAGCGAATGGCAGAATTAAATTATAATTATCAACAGATTTTGAATCACTACTACACGGGAATAAAGGTGGAATAA